A single window of Aspergillus flavus chromosome 4, complete sequence DNA harbors:
- a CDS encoding triose-phosphate transporter family-domain-containing protein: MSKPFSLWQQWQTAIRVVVWLSLSICVVLSNKWLVDDMGFAYPPFLATCHMLFGALVSSFLQSCTSLPARKPTSIGTPQYLSLITPLAFFFIMSIVCGNEAMAHISITMIQILKGMSPVIVYVITLCFGMSKFNVQRAVALLMVSLGVFVASSKSLRTSSYGIFIQLMGVGADSLRLALMQRILTAHDESFDPAALFHHLAPFCAFLGAVNTLFTTVPTVADLARVWKILLFSCTLTSALNISTLSLIKGTSSVYLSACGVIKDISLMAASSIIWRTKLDVREAVGYGAAFFGLIMYHHLSHQSRI; the protein is encoded by the exons ATGTCGAAACCGTTCTCTCTGTGGCAGCAATGGCAGACCGCCATTCGTGTTGT GGTTTGGTTGTCTTTGAGCATTTGTGTCGTGTTGTCGAATAAGTGGCTTGTGGATGACATGGGATTTG CATACC CCCCATTCTTAGCGACATGTCATATGCTATTCGGCGCACTAGTATCCTCATTTTTGCAAAGTTGCACTTCACTACCTGCCAGAAAGCCAACAAGTATAGGCACACCACAATATCTGTCGTTAATCACACCCctggcttttttctttattatgAGCATTGTATGCGGCAACGAGGCCATGGCACACATTAGCATCACAATGATTCAAATTCTCAAGGGGATGTCACCTGTCATCGTTTATGTAATCACTTTGTGCTTTGGAATGTCCAAGTTCAATGTCCAAAGAGCGGTGGCACTTCTGATGGTTTCCCTTGGTGTTTTCGTGGCTTCATCGAAGTCACTTCGGACAAGCTCATACGGAATATTCATACAGCTAATGGGAGTTGGTGCGGACTCCCTTCGGCTGGCATTAATGCAGAGGATTCTGACTGCTCATGATGAATCATTCGATCCAGCGGCCCTATTTCATCATCTCGCACCATTCTGTGCATTTCTTGGAGCAGTCAACACACTCTTCACGACGGTACCAACGGTTGCTGATCTTGCGCGTGTGTGGAAGATACTTTTGTTTAGCTGCACCCTGACATCAGCGCTCAACATATCTACACTGTCTCTT ATTAAGGGTACATCTTCCGTATATCTCAGCGCCTGTGGAGTCATTAAAGACATCTCCCTTATGGCCGCATCCTCAATTATCTGGAGGACGAAACTTGATGTGCGTGAAGCAGTAGGCTATGGGGCAGCATTTTTCGGCTTGATCATGTACCACCATTTAAGCCACCAATCCAGAATATAG
- a CDS encoding uncharacterized protein (expressed protein): MFSNKQYQHIPTDSTPDDLRLAEHDLDDQHPGTIGLAERLRKQWRILLSALSVIALVILGVILLIWYSSDSPERGTERINFDTVPSDYCGSTVVEARAKGCVFDLVTNNWVPKRCADAETAQEFREWVSNNVRLRQSWPYYYDGHGERQIASEEEMAAMVGQLVYTTTENHLGHCTFLMRRLHRFLDSDAETAISRINFNHTLHCSSEILRAVGNPECEDRGTITSAFLVGITGC; the protein is encoded by the coding sequence TGACCTCGACGATCAACACCCAGGAACTATCGGATTAGCAGAAAGATTAAGGAAGCAGTGGCgaattcttctttctgcGTTGTCGGTCATTGCCTTGGTCATATTGGGAGTTATTCTGCTGATTTGGTATTCTTCTGACTCGCCTGAGAGAGGCACCGAAAGAATCAACTTTGACACTGTTCCGAGTGACTACTGCGGATCTACCGTAGTCGAAGCCCGTGCAAAAGGATGCGTGTTCGATCTGGTCACCAACAACTGGGTCCCAAAGCGCTGTGCAGATGCTGAAACAGCTCAAGAGTTCCGGGAATGGGTTTCCAATAATGTCAGACTTCGACAGTCATGGCCATACTACTATGATGGCCACGGAGAAAGGCAGATTGCctctgaggaggagatggcaGCAATGGTCGGGCAGCTCGTCTACACTACGACTGAGAATCATCTGGGACATTGCACCTTTCTCATGCGACGATTACATCGTTTCCTGGACAGCGATGCGGAGACAGCCATTTCCCGGATTAATTTCAATCACACCCTGCACTGCTCCTCGGAGATCCTTCGGGCGGTGGGTAATCCTGAATGCGAGGATCGTGGAACAATCACGTCGGCTTTTTTGGTTGGCATTACCGGGTGTTAG
- a CDS encoding Alpha/Beta hydrolase protein: protein MQYSNQKPRYCSLGGSLISAIISISCLIILIWLLWFRIPYTFGRQSPTSPPLARVRNGTYIGRHLDKFNQDVFLGMPYAQPPIGQNRFHPPRPIVNVWEHPRSAHEYGPHCIGYGDHQEQFQQSEDCLTLNVIRPAGYERRLLPVGVYIYGGGRHGGGSSDGRYNMSFLVAHAASVGLPFIGVSINYRSSLWGFIAGESVQGTRNMNLGLQDQRLALHWIQENIHAFGGDRTKVTIWGGSSGAVSVGRHLTAYGGRDDGLFRAAILQSGTPIARTSFRTVDIDDLWQQLCIAAGCDTSDDQLECLRHKPFEELNAAFNDSADASSYMMASFSIPRLDGDFVQAFGSFDIKEGRFVKVPVLSGVVSSEAATYIPSQVSTWEDFRIFLTEHSGYPPATIQQLLSFYPDTNDSRVLNPPVGSFTSKELLDRVKNVLGDIEVNAAQRLLCEQFAVSAHCYSYIFNATPAWVQDPRIGVPHGAEIAPLFQNLDGLGFEGNAFLEKSLGYYDMSRLMGTMWAGFITALDPNVGLTRTPYRWPKYDLREPRVFIFSEEDIGLSIPDTHRQAAFQYIQAHFSGSFHK from the exons ATGCAATATTCAAATCAGAAACCGAGATACTGTTCCCTTGGTGGAAGCCTCATCTCAGCCATCATATCAATATCATGTTTGATCATCCTGATATGGTTATTATGGTTCCGAATACCGTACACCTTTGGGCGCCAATCGCCAACCAGCCCGCCTCTTGCTAGAGTCAGAAATGGTACCTACATCGGAAGGCATCTCGACAAGTTTAATCAAGATGTTTTCCTGGGTATGCCTTATGCACAGCCACCCATAGGACAGAACCGCTTccatcctcctcgccctATCGTAAACGTATGGGAGCATCCTCGATCTGCGCATGAATACGGACCTCACTGTATAGGCTATGGT GATCATCAAGAACAGTTTCAACAATCGGAAGACTGTCTCACCCTGAATGTCATTCGCCCGGCGGGATACGAACGACGCCTATTGCCAGTAGGGGTATACATATACGGTGGGGGACGCCATGGGGGAGGATCTAGCGACGGCAGATATAATATGTCCTTTCTCGTCGCCCATGCAGCATCGGTAGGCCTTCCATTCATCGGTGTCTCGATCAATTATCGATCGTCCCTCTGGGGTTTTATTGCCGGCGAGTCCGTCCAAGGCACGAGAAACATGAATTTGGGTCTCCAGGATCAGCGACTAGCTCTTCATTGGATCCAAGAAAACATCCACGCCTTCGGGGGCGATAGGACAAAGGTTACAATTTGGGGAGGCAGCTCTGGCGCCGTATCGGTAGGACGTCACCTAACTGCGTATGGCGGCCGAGACGATGGTTTGTTTCGTGCTGCCATTTTGCAGAGCGGAACTCCTATTGCAAGGACTTCCTTTCGAACAGTGGATATAGACGACCTGTGGCAGCAACTCTGCATAGCGGCCGGTTGCGATACATCAGATGATCAGTTGGAATGCCTGCGCCATAAACCGTTCGAGGAGCTCAACGCAGCATTCAATGACTCTGCAGATGCCAGCAGCTATATGATGGCAAGTTTTTCCATTCCAAGGCTGGACGGGGATTTTGTCCAGGCATTTGGGAGTTTTGATATCAAGGAGGGGCGTTTTGTTAAGGTGCCTGTGCTTAGCGGGGTTGTCTCCAGTGAAGCAGCCACGTACATCCCATCTCAAGTCTCAACGTGGGAAGACTTCAGAATATTTCTAACCG AGCATAGTGGATACCCACCGGCAACCATCCAGCAACTGCTTAGCTTCTACCCAGATACCAATGACAGTCGAGTCTTGAACCCCCCGGTTGGCTCGTTTACCAGTAAGGAACTTCTTGACCGCGTCAAAAATGTTCTGGGAGACATCGAGGTCAATGCTGCACAGCGACTTCTCTGCGAACAATTTGCAGTTTCCGCTCATTGTTACAGTTACATCTTCAATGCGACACCGGCTTGGGTCCAAGATCCACGGATCGGAGTTCCTCACGGAGCCGAGATTGCCCCCCTATTCCAGAATTTGGATGGTCTGGGGTTCGAAGGCAATGCATTCCTCGAGAAGAGTTTAGGCTATTATGATATGTCCAGGTTAATGGGGACTATGTGGGCAGGATTTATCACAGCCCTGGACCCGAATGTGGGCCTGACCAGAACTCCTTACCGGTGGCCCAAGTACGATTTGAGAGAACCTCGGGTTTTCATTTTCAGTGAGGAGGATATTGGCCTGAGCATACCTGACACCCACCGACAGGCAGCTTTTCAGTACATTCAAGCCCATTTCTCGGGCTCATTTCATAAATAA
- a CDS encoding putative multidrug resistance protein, with protein MVAEYMWLAEVSAMWSLLFVIYTPLGLWRRRGAATKVVFPSLSGRLKLALGIGFSAIQLLYLLSSTRVTTSHRGLLPAVASFLAALGLCMLSYVEHYRNVRPSSAVIIYLTLFLVKDIISIPLLFRQSVSHEFALVIIRVVVELPLLATESCSKTGILQERYRHLPPETVTGILGRATFWWINSILKAGYDASLTQTELPSLDRPLSSRSLRRRIIRAWGGRSKPETKLTLPIILVKCFLREFWAPVIPRLFLILFRYSQPILMGITIQFVQDKALLGEQTSSGYWIVILTIMIYSGLAITTSLYQHRLNRLQVMTRGALIGLVHARCFRVVKPTIQDGKVLALITADVDNVIGVAEMWHETWAQIIEVMVGTALLVKKIGWFAGIPLIMVIGCSRLSAYVAKHIQGRQADWSTATQARLATITSVLAGAKSVKMLGLEDAISSLISELRSREISLSKKMRWIMVAYNASANALGIFSPALTLGIFAIFRGLDYALDAGTVFTSVALLTMVTHPANMVMTIIPRAVASLANFRRIQEYLTEQQLLDERHGLPQKPKDVGDTDNDRTSAMVLEHVDICLSGESCPLLRDINLKVNQGSIVICTGPVGTGKSILASALLGETRPARGRICLPDEQIAFCNQTPWLPNASIRDIICGGSRVIDYTWYQTVLDACCLSVDLETLEDPDGSQSCITNNGINLSGGQKSRIALARAVYSRSRIVILDDPFSSLDGGVKKHIIGALLGPGGLFRRMQTTVFLITAEDTYLNIADQVIVLTNNHVQPMSPEDVSAYEGTGTSDTQATAIKDHDDQTSDRFKVQADKMRMTDAADDLARRIGDIAVYRYYFSSVGIRNILLMISCTAVYAFCLTFSQNILRWWTDSGSAGSRGYLLLYFVASCIAWLATNGTMWSTHILIAPRSGFTLHSRLLSKILNAPLSYFSSAEAGTILNRFGQDIQLVDKQLPAAFANLSNQIFKLLMQAIVLFMVQPVMASTLPCCAVCIYFIQRIYLRTSRQLRFIDLESRSELYTNIVETVEGVDTIRAFGWESRFESSNIMKLDKSQGTMYLLLCLQRWLNVVLDLLITAIAVILIAFAITFRESATGGQVGVALNMIIAANTTLLRSVESWTSLETSLGSVARLKSVEEDTPVEKSSRDVLEPRLEWPTTGTIRIRSLSAAYKSQTPILRDVTLEVPAGQNITIRGRTGSGKSTFILALLQLLDKQDGLIEVDNMDLARLPLRIVRQRCFVSIPQEPFILPSASIRFNLDPYGQHDSTAIWKTLIKTNLWSHFSSPVGQGMTMTVGRDALDKTLSDFPPLSTGQRQVFASAQALLRARSAISCYECSLDGRRPILLLDEPSASLDEVTASSMQQIMEEFTSRGHTVITITHGMNVLQNQGREGSDQVLRMEDGRLVQTSG; from the exons ATGGTGGCCGAGTATATGTGGTTAGCTGAAGTTTCGGCGATGTGGTCGTTGCTCTTTGTGATCTACACACCACTTGGACTATGGAGACGCCGTGGTGCCGCTACAAAGGTGGTGTTTCCTAGCCTATCAGGTCGACTAAAACTG GCCCTGGGAATAGGCTTTTCTGCGATCCAGTTGTTATACCTACTCAGTTCTACTAGAGTAACAACCTCCCATCGGGGCCTACTTCCCGCAGTTGCATCATTCCTGGCTGCATTGGGGTTGTGCATGTTGTCCTATGTGGAACATTATCGGAATGTACGACCATCAAGTGCGGTCATCATTTATCTTACATTATTCCTAGTAAAGGACATCATCAGTATTCCGCTATTGTTCCGACAATCGGTGAGCCATGAATTCGCCCTAGTCATCATTcgggtggtggtggagctGCCTCTTCTGGCCACAGAGTCTTGTAGCAAGACTGGAATTTTGCAAGAGCGCTACCGGCATCTCCCCCCTGAGACAGTGACGGGAATCTTGGGTCGTGCTACATTCTGGTGGATAAATTCGATCCTGAAGGCGGGATACGATGCATCGTTGACACAGACGGAGCTGCCCAGTCTGGATCGGCCATTGTCTTCAAGGTCTCTACGCAGGCGAATCATTCGCGCCTGGGGAGGGAGAT CAAAGCCAGAAACAAAGCTTACGTTGCCGATCATCCTTGTAAAGTGTTTCCTAAGGGAATTCTGGGCTCCTGTAATACCGCGCCTTTTCTTGATACTCTTCCGCTACTCCCAACCGATCTTGATGGGCATTACAATCCAGTTTGTCCAGGATAAAGCATTGCTAGGCGAACAGACCTCTTCGGGCTATTGGATCGTCATTCTCACCATTATGATTTACTCTGGCCTAGCG ATTACAACATCATTGTACCAACACCGGCTCAACCGCCTACAAGTCATGACCAGGGGAGCACTCATTGGTCTCGTTCATGCTCGCTGCTTTAGAGTCGTAAAACCCACCATCCAGGATGGAAAGGTCTTGGCGCTCATTACTGCGGACGTGGATAATGTCATCGGAGTAGCAGAGATGTGGCACGAGACATGGGCACAGATTATTGAGGTGATGGTCGGAACGGCCTTATTAGTCAAGAAAATCGGATGGTTTGCAGGTATCCCTTTGATCATGGTGATTG GTTGTTCCAGACTTAGTGCATATGTTGCGAAGCACATCCAAGGGAGACAGGCGGATTGGTCCACTGCGACGCAGGCTCGACTCGCGACGATCACGTCTGTCCTTGCAGGAGCTAAAAGCGTGAAGATGTTAGGACTCGAGGACGCAATTAGCTCTCTAATTTCCGAACTACGATCTCGCGAGATCAGCTTGTCGAAAAAGATGAGGTGGATCATGGTAGCATACAATGCCAGTG CGAATGCCCTGGGAATTTTTTCGCCGGCTTTAACGCTGGGTATATTTGCTATTTTTCGCGGCCTTGACTACGCCCTCGACGCGGGTACAGTGTTTACCTCTGTAGCCCTACTGACGATGGTGACCCATCCAGCGAACATGGTGATGACAATCATTCCACGGGCAGTAGCCTCGTTAGCGAATTTCCGAAGAATACAAGAATATCTGACTGAACAACAACTGCTGGACGAGAGGCATGGTTTACCTCAGAAACCTAAAGATGTAGGAGACACAGACAATGATAGGACGAGCGCCATGGTGCTAGAGCATGTTGACATCTGCCTATCGGGCGAGTCATGTCCATTGCTACGCGATATCAACTTGAAGGTAAACCAAGGGTCGATTGTCATATGCACAGGGCCTGTTGGGACTGGCAAATCGATCCTGGCATCCGCCCTACTGGGAGAAACTAGGCCGGCTCGTGGAAGGATTTGTCTGCCTGATGAGCAGATTGCGTTTTGCAACCAGACACCTTGGTTGCCTAATGCATCAATTCGTGATATTATATGCGGTGGTTCTAGAGTGATCGACTACACCTGGTACCAAACTGTTTTGGACGCTTGCTGCCTCTCGGTTGATTTGGAGACGCTTGAGGATCCGGACGGCAGCCAGTCATGCATTACGAATAATGGAATTAATTTGTCTGGAGGGCAAAAGTCGCGCATT GCACTCGCTCGGGCAGTATATTCTCGTAGTCGGATTGTCATCTTGGATGACCCTTTCAGTTCGCTAGACGGGGGTGTCAAGAAGCATATCATAGGAGCTCTACTAGGCCCTGGGGGACTCTTCCGGAGAATGCAGACCACGGTGTTCTTGATTACTGCAGAAG ATACATACTTGAATATCGCCGACCAGGTCATTGTACTAACCAATAATCATGTCCAGCCTATGAGCCCCGAGGATGTTTCAGCATATGAAGGGACAGGAACATCAGATACACAAGCGACGGCTATCAAAGACCACGATGATCAGACGTCCGATCGCTTCAAGGTTCAGGCGGACAAGATGCGTATGACTGATGCCGCTGATGATTTGGCAAGGAGAATCGGCGATATCGCAGTATACC GATATTATTTCAGCTCAGTTGGTATTCGCAATATTCTTTTGATGATTAGCTGCACCGCAGTGTACGCATTTTGCCTTACCTTCTCACAGAACATTCTAAGATGGTGGACCGATTCCGGCAGTGCAGGATCCAGGGGATACCTCCTCCTGTATTTTGTAGCTTCTTGTATTGCCTGGTTAGCCACAAATGGAACTATGTG GTCCACTCATATCCTTATTGCGCCACGATCAGGTTTCACGTTGCACTCTCGGCTACTTTCAAAAATCCTCAA TGCCCCCCTTTCCTACTTCTCTTCTGCGGAAGCGGGGACAATTTTGAATAG GTTCGGACAGGACATTCAACTCGTGGATAAGCAACTCCCCGCTGCGTTTGCAAACTTGAGCAATC AGATATTCAAGCTGCTGATGCAGGCTATTGTTCTCTTCATGGTGCAACCTGTCATGGCAAGCACTCTTCCTTGCTGCGCCGTTTGCATATATTTTATACAACGAATTTATCTTCGAACCTCTCGACAGCTGCGCTTTATTGATCTTGAGTCACGGTCTGaactatatactaatattgtTGAAACG GTTGAAGGAGTTGACACAATTCGAGCCTTTGGATGGGAGTCCAGATTTGAATCTTCCAATATTATGAAGTTAGACAAGTCTCAAGGAACGATGTATCTACTGCTATGCTTACAGAGGTGGCTGAACGTTGTCCTTGATCTGCTAATTACTGCAATCGCTGTTATTCTGATTGCTTTCGCCATTACCTTCCGGGAGAGTGCCACCGGCGGCCAGGTTGGGGTTGCACTGAACATGATTATAGCAGCCAACACTACTCTTCTACGGTCGGTAGAGAGCTGGACGAGCCTGGAGACCTCCCTTGGCTCTGTGGCACGGCTCAAAtcggtggaggaggataCTCCTGTGGAGAAAAGCAGCCGCGACGTTTTGGAGCCTCGCTTGGAGTGGCCAACAACGGGAACAATTAGAATCAGAAGCTTATCAGCTGCTTATAA ATCGCAGACGCCAATACTTCGAGACGTGACTTTGGAAGTCCCAGCTGGACAAAATATCACTATCCGGGGCCGAACAGGAAG TGGAAAGAGTACTTTTATCCTTGCGCTATTACAGTTACTTGACAAGCAGGATGGTTTGATCGAGGTTGACAATATGGACCTCGCACGCCTGCCACTCCGAATCGTGCGACAACGCTGTTTCGTCAGTATTCCCCAGGAACCATTTATTCTACCTAGCGCTAGTATTCGCTTCAATCTGGACCCTTACGGCCAACACGACAGTACTGCCATCTGGAAAACCTTGATAAAGACAAACCTTTGGTcccatttctcttctcccgTGGGCCAAGGCATGACCATGACTGTGGGACGCGACGCTTTGGACAAAACTTTGTCGGATTTTCCGCCGCTCTCCACTGGTCAGAGACAGGTATTTGCGTCTGCCCAGGCGCTATTACGGGCTCGGTCAGCAATATCATGCTACGAATGCTCGCTGGATGGCCGGCGGCCCATATTGCTCCTAGACGAACCTAGTGCCTCATTGGACGAAGTGACTGCATCCTCAATGCAGCAGATTATGGAAGAATTTACAAGCCGGGGCCATACTGTGATTACCATTACACATGGAATGAACGTATTGCAGAACCAGGGAAGAGAGGGCTCGGATCAAGTATTACGGATGGAAGATGGTCGACTTGTCCAAACATCTGGATAG